The stretch of DNA GGGGTTAGCGCCAGCTCAGCCAATTCGGTTGGAATGCGGGTTTGCCACTGGTGGAGGGCATCGCTAACAAAACTGGCGGGCAGTTCTTCGGTGCCAACTTCCAGTAAAAATGTCGCCATAGCGGTAGGTGGTGTCGTGGATGCCCCTGGGGGCGGTATTGTACATGGCTGCGGAAAACCGACCTTCACCAGCTTAGGGGTTTCATCCCCGCCGCTGGCCACGATTTTCAGCCTTCCCAGTCTATCAAGCTTTTTGCCCTGGGCCGACGTATTGGTAGGTGGTCAAATAGCCATGTCCCTTGACCATCACCTGGCCCACCTCTTCGAAGGCGTAGCGGTGTTTAAGGCGATCGTAAGTGGCCTCAGTGATTTGAATCTTGCCCGGCACTCCGCAGGACTCCATGCGGCTGGCAATGTTCACGGCATCGCCCCAGAGGTCGTAGCTAAACTTTTTAATGCCAATCACCCCAGCCACCACCGGGCCGGTGTTGATGCCGATGCGGAGCTGAAACTCCTGGCCGTCGTTGCGGGTGATGTGGGCGGCCGCCGCCTGCATGGCCAGGGCCATTTCCATCACGATTTCGGCGTGGTCGAGGCGGGGAAGGGGCAGGCCGCCCACCACCATGTAGGCGTCGCCAATGGTTTTAATTTTTTCGAGCTGGTACTGTTCCGCCAGGCGATCAAAGGCCGAGAAAATTTGGTTGAGCCAGTTGACCAGCTCCAGGGGGCTGATCTGGGCCGCCAGAGGAGTGAAGTTGACGATGTCGGCAAACAGGATGGTGACATCGTCAAAGCGCTCTGCCAGCGACCCCTCTAGCTGCTTGAGCTTGTCCACCACAGCCCGCGGCAAGATGTTGAGCAACAGCTGTTCAGACTTTTGCTGCTCCAGGCGGAGCGCCTGCTGGGCCTGCTCGCGCTCCTGCATTTCCTGCTGCAGCTGCTGGTTCTGGGCCTTGAGCAGCTGGGCCTGGCGGCGCAGCGCCTTTTGCAGGTCGGTCAGCAAATTGGTGGCGCTGCCCGCCGAGACCGCCCGCTGGGCTTGCTGGCGCAGTCGCCGCTGGAGCCGGTGGGTGGCTACCTGAGCTTTGATGCGGGCAGCGACCTCCTCTACCCACAGGGACTGATCGATGTAGTCGACCACGCCAAACTCAAAGGCCCGCAGCCGCCGGGCCAGAGCCTGGTCCTGGCCGACCACGGCTACGGCCACCTGGCGGGTTTGGGGCCGCTTTTTGAGCCGGTGACACAGCCGCATGGCGGCGGTATCGAACTGGTCAACCGCCAGCACAATCAGATCGGGCGGATCGGCCTCGACGGCGGCAATGGTGTCGTCTTCGCCACTGGCCTGGCGCACTTCGTAGCCCGTCGCCCGCAGCATATCCAGCAGGGCCGCCAGGGGCCCCAGGGTGCTATCGGCCACTGGAGCCACTAAGATTGCGCCGGAACTTGCGCCGGAACTTGCGCCGGAACCTGCGCCGGAGGATGGGCCTGAATCTGGCGAAGCATTGGTCATGGAACCCTGGAGCAGAGATAACAGTCTCCCTTGCGATCGCGCTGGCCGGAGACACAGTCCAGTCGCTGTCGATGACACCCTACGATCGCCCCCGTGGCCCAGGCAGCACCAGCATGGCAGCCGTTATTACCGGTTCTCTCGGGGGGCACCGTGCCTCAGTTATAGCGTTCCCTCAGCCGTTCATGATTGAATCGGGACAAACCAGGGCGATTCCCCGTAGGGAACACTGCGCGATCGCATTAATCAGTA from Leptolyngbya sp. KIOST-1 encodes:
- a CDS encoding adenylate/guanylate cyclase domain-containing protein; protein product: MTNASPDSGPSSGAGSGASSGASSGAILVAPVADSTLGPLAALLDMLRATGYEVRQASGEDDTIAAVEADPPDLIVLAVDQFDTAAMRLCHRLKKRPQTRQVAVAVVGQDQALARRLRAFEFGVVDYIDQSLWVEEVAARIKAQVATHRLQRRLRQQAQRAVSAGSATNLLTDLQKALRRQAQLLKAQNQQLQQEMQEREQAQQALRLEQQKSEQLLLNILPRAVVDKLKQLEGSLAERFDDVTILFADIVNFTPLAAQISPLELVNWLNQIFSAFDRLAEQYQLEKIKTIGDAYMVVGGLPLPRLDHAEIVMEMALAMQAAAAHITRNDGQEFQLRIGINTGPVVAGVIGIKKFSYDLWGDAVNIASRMESCGVPGKIQITEATYDRLKHRYAFEEVGQVMVKGHGYLTTYQYVGPGQKA